One genomic region from Blastococcus sp. Marseille-P5729 encodes:
- a CDS encoding thiamine pyrophosphate-binding protein, with protein MGSAELTVAEAVGRALVRLGVDLVSGVIGSGNFHVTNAMVAAGARFVATRHEGGAATLADAYSRQTGRPAGVSVHQGCGLTNAITGIGEAAKSRTPLVVVTAEAGDRRSNFWVDQDALAASVGARPHRVTSAETCLDETVAAVAEAVHGRRTVVLNLPLSVQSEIVAADVAAELALLTLPPAPAALEPAPDDVARLTEALRRSRRPVFVAGRGARSASARDALVELAEAHGALLATSAVAKGLFAGDPWSLDVSGGFSTPLAAELISQADLVVGWGCALNMWTMRHGRLIADGATVVQVDDTLEAIGVHRELTFGVHGDVAVTASATLAGSGRSEGWRTDELRERIANESRWGDVPYDDASSDHLIDPRRLCIELDAMLPEQRVVAVDSGNFMGYPSMFLDVPDEDGFCFTQAFQAIGLGLATAIGAALARPDRLTVAALGDGGALMGAAELDTVVRLGLDMLVVVFNDEAYGAEVHHFGPGGHPLDLVVFDETDIAAIGRGYGFEAVTVRSPADLDAVRDWLEGPRKRPMLIDAKVTRDEAAWWLEEAFRGH; from the coding sequence ATGGGCAGCGCTGAGCTGACCGTCGCCGAGGCGGTCGGCCGGGCACTGGTGCGGCTGGGCGTCGACCTCGTCTCGGGGGTGATCGGCTCGGGCAACTTCCATGTCACCAACGCGATGGTCGCGGCAGGTGCGCGGTTCGTCGCGACTCGCCATGAAGGTGGCGCCGCGACCCTGGCCGACGCCTACAGCCGGCAGACCGGCCGGCCTGCCGGCGTGAGCGTGCACCAGGGGTGCGGGCTGACCAACGCGATCACGGGCATCGGCGAGGCGGCCAAGAGCCGTACGCCGCTCGTCGTCGTCACCGCCGAGGCTGGGGATCGACGCTCCAACTTCTGGGTCGATCAGGACGCGCTCGCCGCCTCCGTCGGTGCCCGCCCGCATCGCGTCACGTCCGCGGAGACCTGTCTCGACGAGACGGTCGCCGCGGTCGCCGAGGCTGTGCACGGACGCCGCACCGTGGTGCTGAACCTTCCGCTGTCGGTGCAGTCCGAGATCGTGGCGGCCGACGTTGCCGCCGAGCTGGCGCTGCTCACGTTGCCGCCCGCACCGGCCGCCCTCGAGCCGGCACCGGACGACGTCGCCCGGCTCACCGAAGCGCTCCGCCGGTCGCGGCGCCCGGTGTTCGTCGCCGGCCGGGGTGCGAGGTCGGCGTCCGCCCGGGACGCGCTGGTCGAGCTGGCCGAGGCGCACGGGGCGCTGCTGGCGACGTCCGCGGTCGCGAAGGGGTTGTTCGCCGGCGACCCGTGGTCGCTGGACGTCTCCGGCGGGTTCAGCACCCCGCTGGCCGCCGAGCTGATCTCGCAGGCCGACCTCGTCGTCGGGTGGGGCTGCGCGCTGAACATGTGGACGATGCGGCATGGCCGGCTGATCGCGGACGGCGCAACGGTCGTGCAGGTCGACGACACGCTCGAGGCGATCGGGGTGCATCGCGAGCTGACCTTCGGGGTGCACGGCGACGTCGCGGTGACCGCGAGCGCCACGCTGGCCGGCAGCGGACGCAGCGAGGGCTGGCGTACCGATGAGCTGCGCGAGCGGATCGCCAACGAGTCCCGCTGGGGCGACGTGCCGTACGACGATGCGAGCTCTGATCACCTGATCGACCCCCGGCGGCTGTGCATCGAGCTGGACGCCATGCTGCCCGAGCAGCGGGTCGTCGCGGTCGACTCGGGCAACTTCATGGGCTACCCAAGCATGTTCCTGGACGTTCCTGACGAGGACGGATTTTGCTTCACGCAGGCCTTCCAGGCGATCGGGCTCGGCCTCGCGACGGCGATCGGCGCAGCGCTCGCTCGGCCCGATCGGCTGACGGTCGCCGCGCTCGGGGACGGCGGGGCGCTGATGGGCGCGGCCGAGCTGGATACCGTCGTCCGGCTCGGGCTGGACATGCTCGTCGTGGTCTTCAACGACGAGGCGTACGGCGCCGAGGTGCACCACTTCGGCCCGGGCGGGCATCCACTCGACCTCGTGGTCTTCGACGAGACCGACATCGCCGCGATCGGCCGCGGGTACGGCTTCGAGGCGGTCACGGTGCGAAGCCCCGCGGACCTGGACGCCGTCCGCGACTGGCTGGAGGGTCCGCGGAAGCGCCCCATGCTGATCGACGCGAAGGTGACCCGGGACGAGGCGGCATGGTGGCTCGAGGAGGCCTTCCGCGGTCATTGA
- a CDS encoding cyclase family protein, translated as MSVLSDLARALTDRKIRVVDLTAPLSHETPILELPPEFGQTQRFTFEEISRYDDRGPGWYWNNFRTGEHTGTHFDAPNHWVTGKDQGDISGVPAEVFLRPAVVIDVTEQVAADPNFVIEREHLDQWQQEHGPLPDGGWLLCRTGWSARTTQQEMINNTDTGPTSPGMSAECAQWVAEQTGVIGIGVETVGTDAGAAHSFDPAFPCHAFFLGAGKYGLAQLQNLDQLPATGALIIATPLKIVDGSGSPCRVLALVED; from the coding sequence ATGTCCGTGCTGTCCGACCTCGCTCGCGCCCTCACCGACCGAAAGATTCGCGTCGTCGACCTCACTGCGCCGCTGTCGCACGAGACGCCGATCCTCGAGTTGCCGCCGGAGTTCGGGCAGACCCAGCGGTTCACCTTCGAGGAGATCAGCCGGTACGACGACCGCGGGCCGGGGTGGTACTGGAACAACTTCCGCACCGGCGAGCACACCGGCACCCACTTCGACGCCCCCAACCACTGGGTGACCGGGAAGGACCAGGGCGACATCTCCGGGGTGCCGGCCGAGGTCTTCCTGCGCCCGGCCGTGGTCATCGACGTGACCGAGCAGGTCGCGGCCGACCCCAACTTCGTGATCGAGCGCGAGCACCTCGACCAATGGCAGCAGGAGCACGGACCGCTCCCGGACGGCGGCTGGTTGCTGTGCCGCACGGGGTGGTCGGCGCGCACCACTCAGCAGGAGATGATCAATAACACCGATACCGGGCCGACCAGTCCCGGCATGTCGGCGGAGTGCGCCCAGTGGGTGGCCGAGCAGACCGGCGTCATCGGGATCGGCGTCGAGACCGTCGGCACGGACGCCGGAGCCGCGCACTCCTTCGACCCGGCCTTCCCCTGCCACGCGTTCTTCCTGGGTGCCGGCAAGTACGGCCTCGCCCAGCTGCAGAACCTCGACCAGCTGCCCGCCACCGGTGCGCTGATCATCGCGACGCCATTGAAGATCGTCGATGGATCGGGCTCGCCGTGCCGGGTGCTGGCGCTCGTGGAGGACTGA
- a CDS encoding succinate dehydrogenase/fumarate reductase iron-sulfur subunit, producing the protein MRIRVWRQRGPADAGHFETHELAEVSPEMSLMELLDVLNDQIVAEGGEPIAFESDCREGICGACGVTVDGTPHGPAPRTPSCRQHLRAFGGVDELTIEPLRSAAFPVIRDLVVDRSALDALIEAGGHVDVMAGTAPDADALPVPHDAAESALDFAACIGCGACVAACPNGAAHLFAGAKLAHLAMLPQPAIERGRRAKAIGAVLDETFGPCSTYGECAEVCPAGIPLTAVAAVARERLRR; encoded by the coding sequence ATGAGGATCCGGGTATGGCGTCAGCGCGGCCCGGCCGACGCTGGCCACTTCGAGACTCACGAGCTCGCCGAGGTCAGCCCGGAGATGTCGCTGATGGAGCTGCTCGACGTCCTCAACGACCAGATCGTCGCCGAGGGCGGCGAGCCGATCGCATTCGAGTCCGACTGCCGCGAGGGAATCTGTGGAGCGTGCGGCGTGACGGTCGACGGCACGCCTCACGGGCCCGCCCCGCGGACGCCGTCCTGCCGCCAACACCTCAGGGCCTTCGGCGGCGTGGACGAGCTCACGATCGAGCCACTGCGGTCGGCGGCATTCCCGGTGATCCGCGACCTGGTGGTCGACCGTTCGGCGCTCGATGCCCTGATCGAGGCCGGCGGCCACGTCGACGTCATGGCCGGCACCGCGCCGGACGCCGACGCGTTGCCGGTTCCGCACGACGCGGCTGAGTCAGCGCTGGACTTCGCCGCGTGCATTGGCTGTGGCGCGTGCGTGGCGGCCTGCCCGAACGGCGCCGCGCACCTGTTCGCAGGCGCCAAGCTCGCGCATCTCGCGATGCTGCCGCAGCCGGCGATCGAGCGGGGACGCCGGGCGAAGGCCATAGGCGCCGTCCTGGACGAGACCTTCGGACCGTGCTCGACGTACGGCGAGTGTGCCGAGGTCTGCCCGGCCGGCATCCCACTCACCGCCGTCGCCGCCGTCGCCCGCGAACGCCTCCGCCGTTGA